The following proteins are encoded in a genomic region of Neovison vison isolate M4711 chromosome 12, ASM_NN_V1, whole genome shotgun sequence:
- the LOC122892496 gene encoding developmental pluripotency-associated 5 protein-like produces MGMLPERKDIPPWVEGPEDLKDPEVLHIQTQPLEALLGPAGSQILYIERVSKVTLELKVLEPLDFTEVVIYGCYLCKLRARWVRRSVAQWHRQRQE; encoded by the coding sequence ATGGGGATGCTACCAGAACGAAAAGATATTCCACCGTGGGTAGAAGGCCCGGAAGACTTAAAAGATCCCGAGGTGTTGCACATCCAGACCCAGCCCTTGGAGGCTCTGCTTGGCCCAGCAGGATCTCAAATCCTGTACATCGAGCGAGTGAGCAAAGTCACACTCGAGCTCAAGGTTCTGGAACCCTTGGACTTCACGGAGGTCGTGATTTATGGCTGTTACTTATGCAAGCTCAGGGCCCGGTGGGTGCGCCGGTCTGTGGCCCAATGGCACCGCCAGCGACAGGAATGA